In Deinococcus terrestris, one DNA window encodes the following:
- the pflB gene encoding formate C-acetyltransferase encodes MTPRIPQPTATPDAWHQFTPGPWQTTINVRDFIVRNFTPYTGGSSFLAGATPRTQALWAQLGELFRQERERGVLDVSQIPSSITAHAPGYIDRERELIVGLQTDAPLKRAIFPNGGWRMVESSLENYGFTPDPGVREIFTRYRKTHNEGVFDAYTPEIRRARKSHIVTGLPDAYGRGRIIGDYRRVALYGVDRLVSAKLAEKASLDDLPSSEDVIRDREELSEQIRALHELREMAASYGFDLSGPATTAQEAVQWLYFAYLAAVKEQNGAAMSLGRTSTFLDIYFERDLRGGRLTEEEAQELVDDFVMKLRIVRFLRTKEYDALFSGDPTWVTESLGGIGQDGRPLVTKTSFRYLNTLYTLGPSPEPNLTVLWSPALPEGFKEFCAQVSIDTSSIQYESDDLMRPLTGDDTAIACCVSAMTVGEQMQLFGARVNLAKTLLYAINGGRDEISGEQIGPAGEVYAGDVLEYDEVMARFDGMMDWLAGVYVNALNCIHYMHDKYAYERIEMALHDHNPRRTMAFGIAGLSVVADSLAAIRYARVRPVRDERGLIVDYVVEGDFPKYGNNDDRVDAIAVDLVKRFMHKLRGHPTYRNAAHTQSVLTITSNVVYGKNTGNTPDGRRHGEPFAPGANPMHGRDRHGIVAAALSLAKLPYESAQDGISWTTSVVPSALGREEERAANLSGLLDAYFGSGGFHMNVNVLGRETLLDAMEHPENYPQLTIRVSGYAVNFIKLTREQQLDVVNRTFHGAM; translated from the coding sequence ATGACCCCCCGGATTCCGCAACCCACCGCGACCCCTGACGCCTGGCACCAGTTCACCCCCGGCCCCTGGCAGACCACCATCAACGTGCGCGACTTCATCGTTCGCAACTTCACGCCCTACACCGGCGGCAGCAGCTTTCTGGCCGGGGCCACCCCGCGCACGCAGGCGCTGTGGGCGCAGCTCGGGGAGCTGTTCCGGCAGGAGCGTGAGCGGGGCGTGCTGGACGTGTCGCAGATTCCGAGTTCCATCACCGCGCACGCGCCGGGCTACATCGACCGGGAGCGCGAATTGATCGTGGGCCTGCAAACCGACGCGCCGCTCAAGCGGGCGATCTTCCCCAACGGCGGCTGGCGCATGGTTGAAAGCAGCCTGGAAAACTACGGCTTCACACCGGACCCCGGGGTGCGCGAGATCTTCACGCGGTACCGCAAGACCCACAACGAGGGCGTGTTCGACGCTTATACGCCTGAGATTCGCCGCGCCCGCAAATCGCATATCGTGACCGGCCTGCCCGACGCCTACGGCCGGGGCCGCATCATCGGGGACTACCGCCGGGTGGCGCTGTACGGGGTGGACCGCCTGGTCTCGGCCAAGCTCGCGGAAAAGGCCAGCCTGGACGACCTTCCCTCCTCCGAGGACGTGATCCGCGACCGCGAGGAACTCTCCGAGCAGATCCGCGCCCTGCACGAACTGCGCGAGATGGCGGCGAGCTACGGCTTCGACCTCTCCGGGCCTGCCACGACCGCGCAGGAAGCCGTGCAGTGGCTGTACTTCGCGTACCTCGCGGCGGTCAAGGAGCAGAACGGCGCCGCAATGAGCCTGGGCCGCACTTCTACCTTCCTCGACATCTATTTCGAGCGCGACCTGCGCGGGGGGCGGCTGACCGAGGAAGAGGCGCAGGAACTCGTGGACGACTTCGTGATGAAGCTGCGGATCGTGCGTTTCCTGCGGACAAAGGAGTACGACGCCCTCTTCTCCGGCGACCCCACCTGGGTGACCGAGAGCCTAGGCGGCATCGGGCAGGACGGCCGCCCGCTCGTCACGAAAACCAGTTTCCGGTACCTCAACACCCTGTACACGCTGGGGCCGTCGCCCGAACCCAACCTGACGGTGCTGTGGTCGCCCGCGCTGCCGGAAGGCTTCAAGGAGTTCTGCGCCCAGGTCAGCATCGACACGAGTTCCATTCAGTACGAGAGTGACGACCTGATGCGCCCGCTGACCGGCGACGACACCGCGATCGCCTGCTGCGTATCGGCGATGACGGTGGGCGAGCAGATGCAGCTCTTCGGCGCCCGCGTCAACCTCGCCAAGACGCTGCTGTATGCGATCAACGGTGGCCGCGACGAGATCAGCGGCGAGCAGATCGGCCCGGCGGGTGAGGTCTATGCCGGGGACGTGCTGGAGTACGACGAGGTCATGGCCCGCTTCGACGGCATGATGGACTGGCTGGCCGGGGTGTACGTGAACGCCCTTAACTGCATCCACTACATGCACGACAAGTACGCCTACGAGCGAATCGAGATGGCGCTGCACGACCACAATCCCCGGCGCACGATGGCCTTCGGCATCGCGGGCCTCTCGGTGGTGGCCGACAGCCTCGCGGCGATTCGCTACGCGCGGGTGCGCCCGGTGCGAGACGAGCGCGGACTGATCGTGGACTACGTGGTGGAGGGCGACTTCCCCAAGTATGGCAACAACGACGACCGGGTGGACGCGATCGCAGTGGACCTCGTCAAGCGTTTCATGCACAAGCTGCGCGGACACCCCACCTACCGGAATGCTGCCCACACCCAGTCGGTCCTGACGATCACGTCCAACGTGGTGTACGGCAAAAATACCGGCAACACCCCCGACGGCCGCCGCCACGGGGAACCCTTCGCGCCCGGCGCCAACCCCATGCATGGCCGGGACCGGCACGGCATAGTCGCGGCGGCCCTCTCGCTCGCCAAGCTGCCCTACGAGAGTGCCCAGGACGGCATCTCGTGGACGACCTCGGTGGTGCCCTCGGCGCTGGGGCGTGAGGAGGAACGGGCGGCCAACCTCAGCGGGCTGCTGGACGCCTACTTCGGCTCGGGCGGCTTTCACATGAATGTCAACGTACTGGGCCGCGAGACGCTGCTCGACGCGATGGAGCACCCCGAGAACTACCCGCAGCTCACCATCCGCGTGTCGGGCTACGCCGTGAACTTCATCAAGCTGACCCGCGAGCAGCAGCTCGACGTGGTGAACCGCACCTTCCACGGGGCGATGTGA
- a CDS encoding glycogen synthase, whose protein sequence is MHVLHVASEVYPYSRSGGLGDVLGALPAEQARLGAEVTVLSPWYAALAGTPQEVWRGDMPGVGPARVGELRAGGVRFVFLGLPAFDRPGLYHPDDVERFCTFGRAARPVLEALDLRPDVLHGHDWQAGLVVAHAHLAGWRTAFTIHNLQYQGRWNLPEARAWTGLPEWAFSSEGIEFHGDLNLMKAGLTFADAVTTVSPTYAQEITTPEYGEGLDGLLVRLTLEGRLSGILNGLDQDRWNPATDPDIVPFRDPAGKAPNGERLRAEFGLDAAPILGVVSRLADQKGMDLLLMALPELVREWNVVLLGGGDPLLTAALTGWDHHPRVAFVSGMNEPLAHRIYAGADAFAMPSRFEPCGLSQMIALRYGTLPIVRATGGLVDTVPGDVGFLFGDATPQALTAACAEACRVLEDRADWEARMTRGMELDFGWESPARHYLELYGGLSAGRPAAPR, encoded by the coding sequence ATGCATGTCCTGCACGTGGCGTCCGAGGTCTACCCCTATTCCCGGTCGGGCGGACTGGGCGACGTGCTGGGGGCACTTCCGGCCGAGCAGGCCAGGCTGGGGGCCGAGGTGACGGTTCTCTCGCCGTGGTACGCGGCCCTGGCGGGAACGCCGCAGGAGGTCTGGCGCGGCGACATGCCCGGCGTCGGCCCCGCGCGGGTGGGCGAGCTGCGGGCGGGCGGCGTGCGCTTCGTGTTTCTGGGCCTGCCTGCTTTCGACCGCCCCGGCCTCTACCACCCAGACGACGTGGAGCGCTTCTGCACCTTCGGGCGGGCCGCGCGGCCGGTGCTGGAGGCGCTGGACCTGCGCCCAGATGTGCTGCACGGCCACGACTGGCAGGCGGGGCTGGTCGTCGCGCATGCCCACCTCGCGGGCTGGCGCACCGCCTTTACCATCCACAACCTCCAGTACCAGGGCCGCTGGAATCTGCCCGAGGCCCGCGCGTGGACCGGGCTGCCGGAGTGGGCCTTTTCCTCCGAGGGGATCGAGTTTCACGGCGACCTCAACCTGATGAAGGCGGGGCTGACCTTCGCGGACGCGGTCACGACCGTCAGCCCGACCTATGCCCAGGAGATCACCACGCCGGAGTACGGGGAGGGGCTGGACGGCCTGCTCGTACGGCTGACGCTGGAAGGGCGGCTGAGCGGGATTCTGAACGGGCTGGATCAGGACCGCTGGAACCCGGCGACCGACCCCGACATCGTGCCCTTTCGCGATCCGGCGGGAAAGGCGCCCAACGGCGAGCGCCTCCGCGCCGAGTTTGGGCTGGACGCGGCCCCGATTCTGGGCGTGGTGAGTCGCCTCGCGGACCAGAAGGGGATGGACCTGCTGCTGATGGCCCTGCCGGAGCTGGTGCGCGAGTGGAACGTGGTCCTGCTGGGGGGCGGGGATCCCCTCCTGACCGCTGCGCTGACGGGGTGGGACCACCACCCGCGCGTGGCCTTCGTGTCGGGGATGAACGAGCCCCTCGCGCACCGCATCTATGCAGGGGCGGACGCCTTTGCGATGCCCAGCCGCTTTGAGCCGTGCGGCCTGTCGCAGATGATCGCCCTGCGCTACGGCACCCTGCCGATCGTGCGGGCGACCGGGGGGCTGGTGGACACCGTGCCGGGCGATGTGGGTTTCCTGTTCGGGGACGCCACCCCGCAGGCGCTGACCGCCGCGTGCGCCGAGGCCTGCCGCGTGCTGGAGGACCGCGCCGACTGGGAGGCCCGCATGACCCGTGGGATGGAGCTGGATTTCGGCTGGGAGAGCCCTGCCCGGCACTACCTGGAGCTGTACGGGGGGCTCAGCGCAGGAAGGCCAGCAGCGCCGCGTTAA
- a CDS encoding alpha/beta fold hydrolase, whose translation MTAPAPRTVLLLHAYPLSAAMWDDQRAVLEAEGFRVIAPNLPGFGGEEGAMTTLEDAARDLLGTLPEGDPLAVVGLSMGGYLAMELLRQAPERFARVVLADTSLRADTPEKTEDRREQADRVEEEGRDFIVEAAEKEHSPATFRRVRPMIEAASREGIAGALRAMAVRGEHRDTLRGLEVPLLVLVGEQDEITPVELGQEIADAGRGELRVIPEAAHLSNLDHPEAFNAALLAFLR comes from the coding sequence ATGACCGCCCCCGCGCCCCGAACCGTGCTGCTCCTCCACGCCTACCCCCTTTCCGCTGCCATGTGGGACGACCAGCGGGCCGTGCTGGAGGCCGAAGGCTTCCGCGTCATCGCTCCCAACCTCCCCGGCTTCGGGGGAGAGGAGGGGGCGATGACCACCCTGGAGGACGCCGCCCGCGACCTGCTCGGAACGCTGCCGGAGGGTGACCCCCTCGCCGTGGTGGGCCTGAGCATGGGCGGTTACCTGGCGATGGAACTGCTGCGGCAGGCGCCGGAGCGTTTCGCCCGCGTGGTGCTGGCCGACACGTCGCTGCGGGCCGACACCCCCGAAAAGACCGAGGACCGCCGCGAGCAGGCCGACCGGGTGGAGGAAGAAGGCCGCGACTTCATCGTGGAGGCCGCCGAGAAGGAGCACTCGCCCGCGACCTTCCGCCGGGTGCGCCCGATGATCGAGGCCGCCTCCCGTGAGGGGATCGCCGGGGCGCTGCGGGCGATGGCCGTGCGCGGCGAGCACCGGGACACCCTGCGCGGGCTGGAGGTGCCCCTCCTCGTGCTCGTGGGCGAGCAGGACGAGATCACGCCCGTGGAACTGGGCCAGGAGATCGCGGACGCGGGGCGCGGTGAGCTGCGGGTCATCCCGGAGGCCGCGCACCTCTCCAACCTCGACCACCCCGAAGCCTTTAACGCGGCGCTGCTGGCCTTCCTGCGCTGA
- a CDS encoding RNA methyltransferase, with protein sequence MNLAVVLVSPKTPGNIGSAARAMLNMGARDLRLVAPRCDHLDSQAVAMAVHAADLLREARVYPTLREALADRDLSVGTSARIRADLPAPRHPAQVRPLVRAASAPALVFGPEETGLVNSDLEQCQVTVRVPTGDYASLNLAQAVLLVCYEFLQAQDEVPASERKTATREEMEAMYGHLHQTMHLIGYTDAVRARHTLRLWRAMLDRALMSSAESRLFRGLLRQVEWKVRDAARCGTVEGKAAPADETALD encoded by the coding sequence GTGAACCTCGCCGTCGTCCTCGTGTCCCCCAAAACGCCCGGCAATATCGGCTCGGCGGCCCGCGCGATGCTGAACATGGGCGCCCGCGACCTGCGGCTGGTCGCCCCGCGCTGCGATCATCTGGACTCCCAGGCCGTGGCGATGGCGGTCCACGCGGCGGACCTGCTGCGGGAGGCCCGCGTCTACCCCACCCTGCGCGAGGCGCTGGCCGACCGCGACCTCAGCGTGGGGACCTCGGCGCGGATTCGCGCGGACCTGCCCGCCCCCCGCCACCCCGCGCAGGTGCGGCCCCTGGTACGGGCGGCCTCGGCCCCGGCGCTGGTCTTCGGGCCGGAGGAGACGGGGCTGGTCAACTCGGACCTGGAGCAGTGTCAGGTGACCGTGCGGGTGCCCACCGGGGACTACGCCAGCCTGAACCTCGCCCAGGCCGTGCTGCTGGTGTGCTACGAGTTCCTGCAAGCGCAGGACGAGGTGCCTGCCAGCGAGCGCAAGACGGCGACGCGCGAGGAGATGGAGGCGATGTACGGCCACCTGCACCAGACCATGCACCTGATCGGCTACACCGACGCGGTGCGGGCGCGGCATACGCTGCGGCTGTGGCGGGCGATGCTGGACCGGGCGCTGATGAGCAGCGCGGAAAGCCGCCTCTTCCGGGGCCTACTGCGGCAGGTGGAGTGGAAGGTGCGGGACGCGGCGCGGTGCGGCACGGTGGAGGGAAAAGCGGCTCCGGCAGACGAGACGGCTCTGGACTGA
- a CDS encoding sensor histidine kinase → MTELPAVLPPASPPPAPREWPLSRRVQLLRNVLPPLIVLVVAVVELLIAGLQNPRAEVWAHLLFYGLVGPAATFFSVEWIAQGTRARERAERELRATYAQLSASHGQLQAVQELMRDLSGAPDLGAVVEVAARGAMRATGAAHATLTVPGGLSAAAAGEGDTREARFPLRVPIPGGGALALHFTEPPTPETEALAQAIAAEVATGVEAARQRTLDLMTLYSVDQSIRAERNMRRLLARVTRNMAERVQAGARAAYLRDQDGLLRLEYAEDWTGEQGGRGSLAPAFVERVAEAGTPLVAAEDEAAEVFPGATSALGFPMRDEQGLVGVLVLGDERPAAFGDVRLPLLALLAAQAALGVRNARAYLYSEELAISDERARIAREIHDGVAQSLAFAALKLDVVARQLRAEPDRAEEEVRAASVLLREQIKEVRRSIFALRPIDLERYGLLETVRRYVEDFGQQNGVRTTLNVTGDIHLAPGDEAVVFRILQESLNNVAKHARAREVTVSLHGGHRVTLRVQDDGAGFDPEQVSGRVSSAGGLGLMQMRERVESRGGKYRVLSEPGHGTLVEAEVPQA, encoded by the coding sequence ATGACCGAGTTGCCCGCTGTCCTGCCCCCGGCTTCGCCGCCGCCCGCGCCGCGCGAGTGGCCGCTGTCGCGGCGGGTGCAGCTGCTGCGCAACGTGCTGCCGCCCCTGATCGTGCTGGTGGTGGCGGTGGTGGAACTGCTGATCGCGGGCCTCCAGAATCCGCGGGCCGAGGTCTGGGCGCACCTGCTGTTCTACGGACTGGTCGGGCCGGCGGCGACCTTTTTCAGCGTGGAGTGGATCGCGCAGGGCACCCGCGCCCGCGAGCGGGCCGAGCGCGAGCTGCGGGCCACCTACGCGCAGCTCAGCGCCTCGCACGGGCAGCTTCAGGCCGTGCAGGAGCTGATGCGCGACCTTAGCGGGGCGCCGGACCTGGGCGCGGTGGTGGAGGTCGCCGCGCGGGGCGCGATGCGGGCGACCGGGGCCGCGCACGCCACCCTGACGGTGCCGGGGGGCCTCAGCGCAGCGGCGGCGGGCGAGGGAGACACCAGGGAGGCCCGCTTCCCGCTGCGGGTGCCCATTCCCGGCGGGGGAGCCCTCGCGCTGCACTTCACCGAACCCCCGACCCCCGAGACCGAGGCCCTCGCGCAGGCCATCGCCGCCGAGGTCGCCACCGGGGTGGAGGCCGCCCGGCAGCGCACCCTGGACCTGATGACGCTCTACAGCGTGGACCAGTCCATCCGCGCCGAGCGCAACATGCGCCGCCTGCTCGCCCGCGTGACCCGCAACATGGCCGAGCGGGTGCAGGCGGGGGCGCGGGCGGCCTACCTGCGCGATCAGGACGGCCTCCTGCGGTTGGAATACGCCGAGGACTGGACCGGTGAGCAGGGCGGGCGCGGCTCCCTGGCCCCGGCCTTCGTGGAGCGGGTGGCCGAGGCAGGCACGCCCCTGGTCGCGGCCGAGGACGAGGCCGCCGAGGTGTTTCCCGGCGCGACCTCCGCCCTGGGCTTTCCCATGCGCGACGAGCAGGGGCTGGTCGGCGTGCTGGTGCTGGGCGACGAGCGGCCTGCCGCGTTCGGGGACGTGCGCCTGCCCCTCCTCGCGCTACTGGCGGCGCAGGCCGCGCTGGGGGTCCGCAATGCCCGCGCCTACCTGTACTCGGAGGAACTCGCCATCAGCGACGAACGCGCCCGCATCGCCCGCGAGATTCACGACGGAGTGGCGCAGTCGCTCGCCTTTGCGGCGCTCAAACTCGACGTGGTGGCCCGGCAACTGCGGGCCGAGCCGGACCGGGCCGAGGAGGAGGTCCGCGCCGCCAGTGTGCTGCTGCGCGAGCAGATCAAGGAAGTGCGGCGCTCAATCTTCGCGCTGCGGCCCATCGACCTGGAGCGCTACGGCCTGCTGGAGACGGTGCGGCGCTACGTGGAAGATTTCGGGCAGCAAAATGGGGTCCGCACCACGCTGAACGTCACCGGGGACATCCACCTCGCGCCGGGGGACGAGGCGGTGGTCTTCCGCATTCTGCAAGAGAGCCTCAATAACGTCGCCAAGCACGCCCGCGCCCGCGAGGTCACCGTCAGTCTGCACGGCGGCCACCGCGTCACCCTGCGCGTGCAGGACGACGGCGCGGGCTTTGACCCGGAGCAGGTATCGGGCCGCGTGAGCAGCGCCGGGGGCCTGGGCCTGATGCAGATGCGCGAGCGGGTGGAGAGCCGGGGTGGGAAGTACCGGGTGCTCAGCGAGCCGGGGCACGGGACGCTGGTGGAGGCGGAGGTGCCGCAGGCGTGA
- the apaG gene encoding Co2+/Mg2+ efflux protein ApaG, with protein MSHPAYAPAPDVRVRVEVSYLAAHSAAGRHLFAYVIRIENHSDDTWQLLTRHWDIVDGSGRHTVVDGEGVVGEQPVLAPGGVFVYDSFVTLEDPPGQMSGHYVMQDAWGVRARVPVPAFGLVGAAGGRTLN; from the coding sequence ATGAGCCATCCTGCCTACGCTCCGGCCCCCGACGTGCGGGTGCGCGTGGAGGTGAGCTACCTCGCCGCACACTCGGCGGCGGGGCGACACCTCTTCGCCTACGTCATCCGCATCGAGAACCACAGCGACGACACCTGGCAACTGCTCACCCGGCACTGGGACATCGTGGACGGCTCGGGCCGCCACACGGTCGTGGACGGCGAGGGCGTCGTGGGCGAGCAGCCCGTGCTGGCGCCCGGCGGCGTGTTCGTCTACGACTCCTTTGTCACCCTGGAAGACCCGCCCGGCCAGATGAGCGGCCACTACGTCATGCAGGACGCCTGGGGGGTGCGGGCGCGGGTGCCGGTTCCGGCGTTCGGGCTGGTGGGGGCGGCGGGGGGGCGGACGCTGAATTAG
- a CDS encoding M42 family metallopeptidase: protein MTQDNPTSSAAPAINEDFLFALLREAAPSGCERRAADVWKAEAATFARVSEDHYGNVYAELGPEDGPTIALMGHLDEIGLIVSHVGDGGLISVLGVGGWDPQVLVGQRIRLLAPGGDILGVIGKKAIHVMEPEDRKNASKLEDLWIDVGLSKEEVQQRVPVGTYGVIEQGPVRVGDKIVSRALDNRVGGFIVLEALRALKDAELRHRVVAVGTSQEEIGVFGAQVSGHRLNPVAGVAVDVTHETGQPGVSEKKYGTVPFGSGANLSVGPMTSPAILRQMQDAAREEGIPYTLSASGRYTGTDADALTLVRSGVPTAVVSIPNRYMHSPSEMVDARDVKACTDILAAWIRRLKGGEEFLR, encoded by the coding sequence GTGACCCAGGACAACCCAACCAGCAGCGCCGCCCCCGCCATCAACGAAGACTTCCTCTTCGCCCTGCTGCGCGAGGCGGCCCCCAGCGGCTGTGAGCGCCGCGCCGCCGACGTGTGGAAGGCAGAAGCGGCGACCTTTGCCCGCGTCTCGGAGGACCACTACGGCAACGTGTACGCCGAACTCGGTCCGGAAGACGGCCCGACCATTGCGCTGATGGGCCACCTCGACGAGATCGGCCTGATCGTGTCGCACGTCGGGGACGGCGGACTCATCAGCGTGCTGGGCGTCGGCGGCTGGGACCCGCAGGTGCTCGTCGGCCAGCGCATCCGGCTGCTCGCGCCGGGCGGGGATATTCTGGGCGTGATCGGCAAGAAGGCCATCCACGTGATGGAACCCGAGGACCGGAAGAATGCCTCCAAGCTGGAAGACCTCTGGATTGATGTCGGCCTGAGCAAGGAGGAGGTCCAGCAGCGCGTTCCGGTGGGCACCTACGGCGTCATAGAGCAGGGGCCGGTCCGGGTGGGCGACAAGATCGTCAGCCGGGCGCTGGACAACCGGGTGGGCGGATTTATCGTGCTGGAGGCGCTGCGGGCGCTGAAGGACGCGGAGCTGAGGCACCGGGTGGTCGCCGTGGGCACCAGCCAGGAGGAGATCGGCGTGTTCGGGGCACAGGTCAGCGGGCACCGCCTGAACCCGGTCGCGGGCGTGGCGGTGGACGTGACCCACGAGACGGGGCAGCCGGGCGTCTCCGAGAAGAAATACGGCACTGTGCCCTTCGGCTCGGGGGCCAACCTCAGCGTGGGGCCGATGACCAGCCCGGCCATCCTGCGCCAGATGCAGGACGCCGCTCGCGAGGAGGGCATTCCCTACACCCTCAGCGCGAGCGGGCGCTACACGGGCACCGACGCCGACGCGCTGACGCTGGTGCGCTCGGGCGTGCCCACGGCGGTCGTGAGCATTCCCAACCGCTACATGCACTCGCCCTCCGAGATGGTGGACGCCCGCGACGTGAAGGCCTGCACCGACATCCTCGCGGCGTGGATTCGGCGGCTGAAGGGCGGGGAGGAGTTCCTGCGCTGA
- a CDS encoding TCR/Tet family MFS transporter, with protein sequence MTSPPLPSPAPARRAALPFILLTVLLDVMGVGLIIPVFPGLVSDLAGDPTLGARLLGVFTAVYALMQFIFAPILGALSDRYGRRPVLLLSLLGLGLDYLLLYFAPNLWWLFVGRIIAGITGASITVANAYLADVTAPENRARSFGLLGATFGVGFILGPALGGVLGDVDVRLPFLVAAVLALLNAAYGYFILPESLPPERRGTPEPIRFNPLAPLKVLGRYPLVRNLAAAFILIGMAQQVIFSTWVLFTERVLGWSSTQNGLALALIGLLSAIVQAGVVGTAVRVLGERGAILTGLLLGVVQYLLLGAARTDGMLYASIVLGSLAGIAGPAIQGLISRRVEATEQGRVQGALTSVQSLVGVVGPLVATSVFAAFTRPGNPYHEPGAAFYMAALFSLAGTVVAGVVLRRAGKQS encoded by the coding sequence GTGACTTCTCCTCCCCTCCCCTCCCCGGCTCCGGCCCGGCGTGCCGCCCTGCCCTTCATCCTCCTGACCGTCCTGCTGGACGTGATGGGGGTGGGGCTGATCATCCCGGTCTTTCCGGGGCTGGTGAGCGACCTCGCGGGCGATCCCACGCTGGGGGCACGGCTGCTGGGCGTGTTCACCGCCGTCTACGCGCTGATGCAGTTCATCTTCGCGCCCATCCTGGGGGCGCTGTCCGACCGCTACGGGCGGCGGCCGGTGCTGCTGCTGAGCCTGCTGGGGCTGGGGCTGGACTACCTGCTGCTGTACTTCGCGCCGAATCTGTGGTGGCTCTTTGTGGGCCGGATCATCGCGGGCATCACCGGGGCGAGCATCACGGTGGCGAACGCGTACCTGGCGGACGTGACGGCGCCCGAAAACCGTGCCCGGTCGTTCGGATTGCTGGGGGCCACCTTCGGGGTAGGCTTCATCCTGGGTCCGGCGCTGGGCGGGGTGCTGGGCGACGTGGACGTGCGGCTGCCCTTCCTGGTCGCGGCGGTGCTCGCGCTGCTGAACGCCGCCTACGGCTACTTCATCCTGCCCGAGTCGCTGCCGCCCGAGCGCCGGGGCACGCCCGAGCCCATCCGCTTCAACCCGCTCGCGCCGCTGAAGGTGCTGGGCCGCTATCCCCTCGTGCGGAACCTCGCCGCCGCCTTCATCCTGATCGGGATGGCGCAGCAGGTGATTTTCAGCACCTGGGTCCTGTTCACCGAGCGGGTGCTGGGCTGGAGTTCCACCCAGAACGGGCTGGCGCTCGCCCTGATCGGGTTGCTGTCGGCCATCGTGCAGGCGGGGGTAGTAGGCACGGCGGTGCGGGTGCTGGGCGAGCGCGGGGCCATCCTCACCGGGCTGCTGCTGGGCGTCGTGCAGTACCTGCTGCTGGGCGCGGCCCGCACCGACGGCATGCTGTACGCCTCCATCGTGCTGGGGTCGCTGGCGGGCATCGCGGGTCCGGCCATCCAGGGCCTGATCAGCCGCCGGGTCGAGGCCACCGAGCAGGGGCGGGTGCAGGGCGCCCTGACCAGTGTGCAAAGCCTCGTCGGGGTGGTCGGGCCGCTGGTCGCCACCAGCGTCTTCGCGGCGTTTACCCGGCCCGGCAACCCGTACCACGAACCCGGCGCGGCCTTTTACATGGCAGCGCTGTTCAGCCTCGCGGGGACGGTGGTCGCGGGCGTGGTGCTGCGGCGGGCGGGGAAGCAGAGCTAG
- the dusA gene encoding tRNA dihydrouridine(20/20a) synthase DusA translates to MSAASRPPHTLSVAPMMDWTDRHCRVFHRTLTRRTLLYTEMVTTGAILHGDRERHLGFSGVEHPLALQLGGSDPAALAECARIAEDWGYDEVNLNCGCPSDRVQSGAFGACLMATPDVVARAVEAMRGATRLPVTVKHRIGIDDLDSYAHLTRFVSTVAAAGCETFIVHARKAWLSGLSPKENREIPPLRYEVVQQLRADFPGLTVVLNGGVLTLEAAREHLKWADGVMIGRAAYSDPYLLATADRDVFGEDVAPPTRREAIEAFLPYVAAQLEQGQPLNRMMKHTLGLFAGQPGARHWKRTLSEEGHRPAAGLDVVRRALAGVPDSVLDARPGVGEEQAAGGVTASSL, encoded by the coding sequence ATGAGCGCCGCCTCCCGCCCGCCCCACACGCTCTCGGTCGCCCCGATGATGGACTGGACCGACCGGCACTGCCGGGTCTTTCACCGCACGCTGACCCGCCGCACCCTGCTGTATACCGAGATGGTCACGACCGGGGCGATCCTGCACGGCGACCGCGAGCGGCACCTGGGATTCTCGGGCGTCGAGCACCCGCTCGCCCTGCAACTCGGCGGCTCGGACCCGGCGGCGCTGGCCGAGTGCGCCCGTATTGCCGAAGACTGGGGCTATGACGAGGTTAACCTCAACTGCGGCTGCCCCTCGGACCGGGTGCAGAGCGGCGCGTTCGGCGCGTGCCTGATGGCGACCCCCGACGTGGTGGCCCGCGCGGTGGAGGCGATGCGGGGCGCGACCCGCCTTCCCGTGACCGTCAAGCACCGCATCGGGATTGACGATCTGGACAGCTACGCGCACCTCACCCGCTTCGTGTCCACCGTCGCGGCGGCGGGCTGCGAGACCTTCATCGTCCATGCCCGCAAGGCGTGGCTCTCCGGCCTCTCCCCGAAGGAAAACCGCGAGATTCCCCCCCTACGCTATGAGGTCGTGCAGCAGCTCAGGGCCGACTTTCCGGGGCTGACGGTCGTGCTGAACGGCGGCGTGCTGACCCTGGAGGCCGCCCGCGAGCATCTCAAATGGGCCGACGGCGTGATGATCGGGCGGGCGGCGTATAGCGACCCGTACCTCCTGGCGACCGCCGACCGCGACGTGTTCGGGGAGGACGTGGCCCCACCCACCCGCCGCGAGGCAATTGAAGCCTTTCTGCCCTACGTCGCCGCGCAACTGGAGCAAGGCCAGCCCCTGAACCGCATGATGAAGCACACCCTGGGCCTGTTCGCGGGCCAGCCAGGAGCACGGCACTGGAAGCGCACGCTCAGCGAGGAAGGCCACCGCCCTGCTGCGGGGCTGGACGTGGTGCGCCGGGCGCTGGCGGGAGTGCCGGACAGTGTGCTGGACGCTCGGCCTGGAGTAGGCGAGGAGCAGGCGGCAGGCGGTGTGACCGCTTCAAGCCTTTAA